A window of Synechococcales cyanobacterium T60_A2020_003 genomic DNA:
TTTTGCCGGGACTAACTCAGAAGATGGTGTAAACAAACGGATCATGGTAGGTTCCTCGGTTTTTAGGGAGATGTATATCCAAGACCTCAGAGCATCCGGCAGAGAACTTACGCCATCGCCTCTGCCAACGCCGTAGACACCGCACGGCAATACTCCATAAAGTCTGGCGACATGCGAAATTCAGCGGTGCGAGGGTAAGGAGCATCGATGGGAATATCGGCAACAACCCGCCCAGGATGAGAGGCCATCACCACAACCCGCTGCGACAGATAGACGGCTTCATAAATATTGTGCGTTACAAACAAAACCGTCCACTGTTGGTTTTCCCACAGATGGAGGAGATCGCTATTGAGGCGACTGCGGGTGAGTTCATCTAAGGCTCCAAAGGGTTCATCCATGAGTAGGAAGGAGGGTTCAGTGACCAAGGCTCTGGCAATGGATACCCGCATTTTCATGCCTCCCGAAAGCTGGCGGGGATAGGCTCGCTCAAAGCCTTCGAGATCGACCAGTTTCAGACCGTGGGCGATCGCCGGACGTGCCTGACGGTAGGATAAGCCTGCGAGCTTCAGCGGTAGCCCAACGTTATCCCAAACCGTCGCCCACGGCATCAACGCGGCATCCTGAAACACGAAGGCCAGATGCTCTTTTAGATCAGCGTCGTCCCAATTAATGTGCCCCGATGAAATGCGGCTTAACCCGGAAATCAGTTTGAGAATTGTGCTTTTGCCGCACCCTGATGGCCCCACAAGGCTGACAAACTGGGAACGGGCGATCGCCAAATTGACTCCACTCAGAGCTACGGTTCTGTTGGCATAGACCTTACTAACATCGGTGAGGGCGATCGCTGGGCTTTGTGTCATGCTGGCTCACCCGGTATAGGTGTCAACCCCTTTGTTTACAAACTGTAAGGTATAAGCCTGCTTGTAATCAACGGATGCATCCAATACGCCTGCGTCTACCAGCGAGTCAAAGAAGGTCTTCCAGCGCTCATCAGTCATGGCTCCAATGCCCAGAGTTTCGGCATCACCGGAGATCAGAATGCCGTACTCCTTCAGCTTTTCCAGGCTATAGGCCAACTGCTCATCGGACATTTCGGGATTGTCGCGTTTGATTAACTCATTGGCGGGGGCTGGATCGTCTAGGTAGCTATACCAGCCTTTAATCGAGGCATCTACAAATCGCTGCACCAGATCGGGGTTCGATTCCACGAGTTCCCGTTTGGTTTCAATCGTGGTGGAGTAGGGGCTGTAGCCATAATCCGCCAACAGAAACACGACGGGGTCAAAGCCTCCTTCTCGCTTAATCGATAGAGGTTCTGAGGTCAGGTAGCCCTGTTGTGCGGAGGTTGGATCTTCTAAAAAGGGGCGAGGGTCGAAATTATAGACGGTTTTTTGATCATCGGTGAAGCCAAACTTAGCCCTTAGGAACGGCCAGTAGGTAAAATTAGCAGCCGAGGAAATAAATATTCGGCGTCCCTTCAGATCTGCCAGCGTTTCGATTTCTTGTCCAGGATGGGCAATCAGAATTTGGGGATCTTTTTGGAACATAGACGCAACGGTGACTTTGGGAATGCCTTCGACGATGGCGTTAATCGCATCAGACCCGTAGCCCATAAAGAAATCGACGGCACCTCCCATGAGAAGCTGCGTTCCATTCACCTGGGAGCCACCCATGCGAATCGTGACCTCTAAACCATGATCGGCATAAATCCCCGTAGCCACCGCTTGATAAAAGCCGCCATGCTCCGCCTGGGCATACCAGTTGGTGCCGTAGGTAAGTTTGGTTAATTCGCCACTGGTATCCGAGGTGCTTGTGTCTGAAGTCGATGCCTGTTGACCGCAAGCGGCCAACGCTCCTGTACCAAGGGCGATCGCCCCGTATTTCAAAAAGCGTCGCCGACTGAGATCGTTGCTAAATGCCCGATAGAACTGTAAATTTGCCACTTTCCCTGCCTATTCGATACTTTTTACTATCTAGCAAATTTAGAGTACCCCAGACTCTAGGTTGCAACACCAGAATCTTTAATGTGGACGAGCAAGCTAAATTGCTGTCGGTTCCTTGCCAGACACGACTGGAGCCGTAGTATTTAGCTGGAGTTCTGGATGATCGCCTTCAATTTGCTGAAGGTTCCACTCATTGCGGAATAGGAGCACTGGACGATCCCAGCTATCTTTGACCACGACAGTATTAAACAATCGTCCCACTTTCTCCAGGGCTTCCCAGCCCCCGCCCACCCAACGGGCGACGCTGTAAGGTAAGGGATCGAGCAAGGTTTCAACACCGTATTCGTTGAGCAACCGGAACTGCACCACTTCAAACTGGAGTTGTCCTACGGCAGCTAGGATTGGATCACGGCGCGATTCATCGGCGGAATACATGATCTGAATCGCACCCTCTTCCCGCAGTTCGCTAACGCCCTTGCGGAAGGATTTGAACTTTGAGGGGTTGGGGTTCTTGAGGTAGGCAAAGAGTTCAGGAGAGAAACAGGGAATTCCCTCGTATTCCAACCGTTGACCGAGGTAGATGGTGTCGCCAATGGCAAACGCGCCGGGGTTATTCAAACCAATCACATCACCGGGATAGGCTTCAGACAGGGATTCGCGATCTTGTCCAAACAGCTTTTGTGGGTGGGAAAGACGCACGGTTTTTCCCGATCGCGCATGGTTGACCACCATATCTTTCTCGAACTTGCCGGAACAGATGCGGATAAAGGCGACGCGATCGCGGTGCTTGGGATCCATGTTGGCCTGCAGCTTGAAGACGAACCCGGTGAAGTTTTCGTAGGTGGGGTCGATATCGCCTTCGGTGCTGTGGCGTGAGCCTGGTTTGAGGGCGTAGTCCAAAAAGGCATCGAGGAAAAGCTGTACCCCGAAGTTGGTCATGGCGCTACCAAAAAACACGGGGGTCATTTTGCCCTGATGCACCAAGTCCAGATCCAGATCAGCCCCGACCATATCGAGCACTTCTAGGTCTTCTTTGAGTTGGGAGTAGAGTTCGGGTTCTAGTAACTCCTCGATGCGCGGATCGCCGAGATCAATCACGGTATCCTCGGCGGCCTTACTCCCGTGGGCGGAACGCTCAAACAGATGAATCT
This region includes:
- the prfC gene encoding peptide chain release factor 3, which produces MPTELQTELQAAVEQRRNFAIISHPDAGKTTLTEKLLLYGGAIQEAGAVKAKRAQRHATSDWMAMEQQRGISITSTVLQFQYGNCWINLLDTPGHQDFSEDTYRTLAAADNAVMLEDAAKGLEPQTRKLFEVCRMRSLPIFTFMNKMDRPGRDPLELLDEIEKELGLQTYAVNWPIGSGDRFRGVFDRRKNQIHLFERSAHGSKAAEDTVIDLGDPRIEELLEPELYSQLKEDLEVLDMVGADLDLDLVHQGKMTPVFFGSAMTNFGVQLFLDAFLDYALKPGSRHSTEGDIDPTYENFTGFVFKLQANMDPKHRDRVAFIRICSGKFEKDMVVNHARSGKTVRLSHPQKLFGQDRESLSEAYPGDVIGLNNPGAFAIGDTIYLGQRLEYEGIPCFSPELFAYLKNPNPSKFKSFRKGVSELREEGAIQIMYSADESRRDPILAAVGQLQFEVVQFRLLNEYGVETLLDPLPYSVARWVGGGWEALEKVGRLFNTVVVKDSWDRPVLLFRNEWNLQQIEGDHPELQLNTTAPVVSGKEPTAI
- a CDS encoding ABC transporter ATP-binding protein; amino-acid sequence: MTQSPAIALTDVSKVYANRTVALSGVNLAIARSQFVSLVGPSGCGKSTILKLISGLSRISSGHINWDDADLKEHLAFVFQDAALMPWATVWDNVGLPLKLAGLSYRQARPAIAHGLKLVDLEGFERAYPRQLSGGMKMRVSIARALVTEPSFLLMDEPFGALDELTRSRLNSDLLHLWENQQWTVLFVTHNIYEAVYLSQRVVVMASHPGRVVADIPIDAPYPRTAEFRMSPDFMEYCRAVSTALAEAMA
- a CDS encoding ABC transporter substrate-binding protein, which encodes MANLQFYRAFSNDLSRRRFLKYGAIALGTGALAACGQQASTSDTSTSDTSGELTKLTYGTNWYAQAEHGGFYQAVATGIYADHGLEVTIRMGGSQVNGTQLLMGGAVDFFMGYGSDAINAIVEGIPKVTVASMFQKDPQILIAHPGQEIETLADLKGRRIFISSAANFTYWPFLRAKFGFTDDQKTVYNFDPRPFLEDPTSAQQGYLTSEPLSIKREGGFDPVVFLLADYGYSPYSTTIETKRELVESNPDLVQRFVDASIKGWYSYLDDPAPANELIKRDNPEMSDEQLAYSLEKLKEYGILISGDAETLGIGAMTDERWKTFFDSLVDAGVLDASVDYKQAYTLQFVNKGVDTYTG